One window from the genome of Acinetobacter sp. LoGeW2-3 encodes:
- a CDS encoding DUF962 domain-containing protein, with product MKTVTEWFDEYSESHQNKTNKLIHWVCVPTIYFSIIGIIAHFSALLTALLLVLAMVFYTRLDIVLAVAMAALTLVMAWLIWILPVGAGFYIGLFVFAWIGQFYGHKVEGKKPSFFKDLQFLLIGPIWCMDAYLGKVLPFWKSRQISEMKRI from the coding sequence ATGAAAACTGTTACGGAATGGTTTGACGAATACAGCGAAAGCCATCAGAACAAAACCAACAAACTGATCCACTGGGTCTGTGTTCCCACCATCTATTTTTCTATTATTGGAATTATTGCCCACTTCAGTGCGTTACTGACTGCATTATTGTTGGTCCTGGCAATGGTTTTCTATACCCGTCTAGATATTGTATTGGCGGTTGCCATGGCAGCGCTGACTTTAGTCATGGCCTGGTTGATCTGGATTCTGCCAGTGGGTGCCGGTTTTTATATCGGGCTGTTTGTTTTTGCCTGGATCGGTCAGTTTTATGGTCATAAAGTGGAAGGAAAAAAGCCTTCGTTCTTTAAAGACCTTCAATTCCTTCTCATTGGCCCGATTTGGTGCATGGATGCCTATTTAGGCAAAGTACTTCCTTTTTGGAAAAGTCGCCAGATAAGCGAAATGAAGCGCATTTAG
- a CDS encoding septal ring lytic transglycosylase RlpA family protein yields MHSSIKYLMAIATTVTLTQSQAELVQSSSLNNDHDRSRVATRVLNREAQSFNSNFTNLSSLSITERSGDKVRRETIAAKIEIPEEEPSVIEKLNTVASNTVRKFSQTGTASWYGRQFHGRKTASGETFDMNGMTAAHRSLPLNCYIRVTNKNNGKSVVVKVNDRGPFHGNRVLDLSYGAAKQIGITNAGTAKVSIERVQGPNS; encoded by the coding sequence ATGCATTCTTCAATCAAATACTTAATGGCCATTGCCACGACCGTTACGCTAACGCAGTCGCAGGCAGAATTGGTCCAGTCATCATCGTTGAACAACGATCATGACCGTTCACGTGTTGCGACACGTGTTCTGAATCGTGAAGCTCAAAGCTTCAATTCAAACTTTACAAATTTAAGCAGCCTTTCAATCACTGAGCGTTCTGGCGATAAAGTTCGTCGTGAAACGATTGCAGCAAAAATTGAAATCCCTGAAGAAGAGCCTTCAGTGATTGAAAAACTGAACACAGTTGCTTCCAACACCGTTCGTAAATTCAGCCAGACCGGTACAGCGTCTTGGTATGGTCGTCAGTTCCATGGTCGTAAAACGGCTAGCGGTGAAACTTTCGACATGAATGGTATGACTGCAGCTCACCGTAGCCTGCCATTGAACTGTTACATTCGTGTGACCAACAAGAACAATGGCAAGAGTGTGGTCGTGAAAGTTAATGACCGTGGTCCATTCCATGGTAACCGTGTTCTTGATTTATCTTATGGTGCAGCGAAGCAAATTGGCATCACCAATGCCGGTACTGCTAAAGTCAGTATCGAGCGCGTACAAGGGCCGAACTCTTAA
- a CDS encoding DUF3465 domain-containing protein codes for MANKTNMGIGAVIALLVAAYLGLDLSESKQQTNTFAPAQESTEQRNQQSNRSSRSTVDTDVARIQQAYQQRQSDIQVQGAGEVIAVLEDDNEGSRHQKFILELENGHTVLVAHNIDLALRIDNIQIGDQVEFYGEYEYSDKGGVIHWTHHDPNRKHVDGWLKYQGRTYQ; via the coding sequence ATGGCAAATAAAACAAATATGGGAATTGGGGCAGTCATCGCACTTCTGGTTGCTGCCTATTTAGGACTAGATCTATCTGAGTCCAAGCAACAGACTAATACTTTTGCACCTGCACAGGAAAGCACTGAACAACGAAACCAACAGTCTAATCGTTCAAGTCGTAGTACGGTAGATACTGATGTTGCACGAATTCAACAGGCTTATCAGCAAAGACAAAGTGATATTCAAGTTCAGGGTGCTGGTGAAGTGATTGCTGTATTAGAAGATGATAATGAAGGCTCTCGTCATCAGAAATTTATTTTAGAACTAGAAAATGGTCATACTGTATTGGTAGCTCATAATATCGATCTGGCGCTACGAATCGACAATATCCAGATAGGTGATCAGGTCGAATTTTATGGTGAATATGAATATAGCGACAAGGGCGGAGTGATTCATTGGACCCATCATGATCCAAACCGTAAACATGTCGATGGCTGGCTAAAATATCAAGGAAGAACCTATCAATAA